A section of the Xiphias gladius isolate SHS-SW01 ecotype Sanya breed wild chromosome 10, ASM1685928v1, whole genome shotgun sequence genome encodes:
- the letm1 gene encoding mitochondrial proton/calcium exchanger protein isoform X3, giving the protein MALILFTRSRAPLMKTSRSLKSEFRKGKLQDGACFNCTALRLSSQKLDGLRLGSLAQVSSFGPSLPLSDGYVGPCQSADSQRLYCAFVLGVSPSLHPAITTGAQWTIARPQDTPGVRWIHTSRRRWDDSKVEKSLRSLKDKKKLEEGGPVYSPTLDAEPVRRTLRQRVVDEIKHYYHGFRLLWIDTTIAGRMLWRVLNGHGLSRRERRQFLRTCADVFRLLPFLVFIIVPFMEFLLPVVLKLFPNMLPSTFETQSKKEERLKKELRVKLEMAKFLQDTIEEIALRNKAAQGNVTEEFSTFFQKIRDSGERPSNEQIIKFSKLFEDELTLDNLTRPQLVALCRLLELQSIGTNNFLRFQLIMKLRAIRADDKLIAEEGVESLNVNEVQAACRVRGMRSLGVTEERLREQLSQWLELHLNQQIPTSLLLLSRAMYLPDTLSPADQLKTTLQTLPEMVTKEAQLMVAEIELSKVDNKTKLETTLQEEAAIRQDNKDREMERLADAAEKVAREGELELEAERAKHSETKPAMSKSDMAAHSETLRDTAPVIEGIKGEEITKEEIDMLSDACSKLKGQKRLLTLEKEELEELKDDVQEYNEDLEEIKKELSKSGQEKTLEESKASQRLSKRVNRMIGRIDKIILELEKDKVILDGQMDSGTTPPVGLFYTFRENLISIDELISVMRQIQNIPEHKLQSIAEALDDNKDGKIDIDDVIKVVELIDKEDIDISTSQVADIMVMLQKEEKLMEKEKAKEKAEKEQAAKLNS; this is encoded by the exons ATGGCGTTAATCTTGTTTACGAGGTCCCGGGCACCTTTAATGAAAACGTCCCGATCTTTAAAGAGCGAATTCCGGAAAG GGAAACTACAAGATGGTGCCTGTTTCAACTGCACAGCCCTCAGACTCTCCAGTCAGAA ACTTGATGGACTCCGACTTGGCAGTTTGGCCCAGGTTTCTTCATTCGGTCCCTCCCTCCCCTTGTCAGATGGATACGTGGGCCCCTGCCAGAGTGCGGACTCACAGCGGCTCTACTGCGCTTTTGTGCTGGGGGTCTCCCCTTCACTGCATCCTGCGATCACAACGGGGGCCCAGTGGACGATAGCACGACCGCAGGACACTCCCGGTGTCAGGTGGATACACACTTCGAGGAGGAGATGGGACGACTCAAAAGTGGAGAAATCACTACGTTCGTTAAAGGACAAGAAGAAGCTGGAGGAAGGAGGGCCGGTGTACAGTCCGACGCTCGATGCAGAACCTGTGAGAAGGACACTCAGACAGCGGGTTGTGGATGAAATCAAGCACTACTACCATGGCTTCAGGCTGCTCTGGATTGATACCACCATTGCTGGGCGAATGCTGTGGAGGGTGCTGAACGGACACGGCCTGTCTCGACGTGAGAGGAGACAG TTTCTTAGAACGTGTGCAGACGTCTTCAGGCTTCTTCCATTCCTGGTGTTCATCATTGTCCCCTTCATGGAGTTCCTGCTTCCTGTAGTGCTGAAACTCTTCCCCAACATGTTGCCGTCCACCTTCGAGACACAGTCAAAGAAG GAGGAGAGGTTGAAAAAGGAGCTGAGGGTCAAACTGGAGATGGCCAAGTTCTTGCAGGACACCATCGAGGAGATTGCGCTGAGGAACAAGGCTGCCCAAGGCAACGTGACAGAGGAGTTCTCCACCTTCTTCCAGAAG ATCCGGGACTCCGGGGAACGTCCCAGTAATGAGCAGATCATAAAATTCTCCAAACTATTTGAGGATGAGCTGACTCTGGACAACCTGACTCGACCCCAGCTGGTGGCTCTCTGCCGTCTCCTGGAGCTCCAGTCCATCGGGACCAACAACTTCCTCCGCTTCCAGCTCATCATGAAGCTGAGGGCCATCCGCGCAGATGACAAG CTGATAGCAGAGGAGGGAGTGGAGAGTCTGAACGTGAACGAGGTGCAGGCAGCCTGTCGTGTCAGAGGGATGAGATCTCTGGGAGTCACAGAGGAACGACTGAGAGAGCAACTCAGCCag TGGTTGGAGCTGCACCTGAACCAACAGATCCccacctctctgctgctgctgtctcgGGCCATGTACCTCCCTGACACCCTGTCTCCTGCCGACCAGCTGAAGACCACACTGCAGACGCTCCCTGAGATGGTG ACGAAGGAGGCCCAGTTGATGGTGGCAGAGATAGAGCTCTCCAAAGTGGACAATAAGACCAAACTGGAGACGACGCTGCAGGAGGAGGCGGCCATACGCCAGGACAACAAGGACCGTGAGATGGAGAGGTTGGCGGACGCTGCAGAGAAGGTTGCCAGG GAGGGTGAGTTGGAGCTTGAAGCGGAGAGGGCGAAGCACAGCGAGACAAAGCCGGCAATGTCCAAGTCTGACATGGCTGCTCATTCAGAGACACTGAGGGATACAGCACCTGTCATAGAGGGAATTAAG GGTGAGGAGATCACCAAAGAAGAGATTGACATGTTGAGTGACGCCTGCTCAAAGCTGAAGGGGCAGAAGAGGCTGTTGACTCTGGAGAAAGAAGAGCTGGAGGAACTGAAGGACGATGTCCAAGAATACAACGAG GATCTGGAGGAAATAAAGAAGGAGCTCTCTAAGAGCGGCCAGGAGAAGACACTAGAGGAGTCAAAGGCGAGCCAGCGCCTGTCTAAGAGAGTGAACCGCATGATCGGTCGCATTGACAAGATAATcctggagctggagaaggacaAGGTCATCCTGGACGGACAGATGGATAGTGGAACCACCCCACCTGTTGG TCTGTTCTACACCTTCAGGGAGAACCTCATCAGTATTGACGAGCTGATCAGCGTCATGCGGCAGATCCAGAACATTCCAGAGCACAAGCTGCAGAGCATCGCCGAGGCTCTCGACGACAACAAGGACGGGAAGATCGACATCGACGACGTCATCAAA GTGGTGGAACTGATTGACAAGGAGGACATCGACATCTCCACCTCTCAGGTGGCTGACATCATGGTGATGCTGCAGAAGGA
- the letm1 gene encoding mitochondrial proton/calcium exchanger protein isoform X1 has translation MALILFTRSRAPLMKTSRSLKSEFRKGKLQDGACFNCTALRLSSQKLDGLRLGSLAQVSSFGPSLPLSDGYVGPCQSADSQRLYCAFVLGVSPSLHPAITTGAQWTIARPQDTPGVRWIHTSRRRWDDSKVEKSLRSLKDKKKLEEGGPVYSPTLDAEPVRRTLRQRVVDEIKHYYHGFRLLWIDTTIAGRMLWRVLNGHGLSRRERRQFLRTCADVFRLLPFLVFIIVPFMEFLLPVVLKLFPNMLPSTFETQSKKEERLKKELRVKLEMAKFLQDTIEEIALRNKAAQGNVTEEFSTFFQKIRDSGERPSNEQIIKFSKLFEDELTLDNLTRPQLVALCRLLELQSIGTNNFLRFQLIMKLRAIRADDKLIAEEGVESLNVNEVQAACRVRGMRSLGVTEERLREQLSQWLELHLNQQIPTSLLLLSRAMYLPDTLSPADQLKTTLQTLPEMVTKEAQLMVAEIELSKVDNKTKLETTLQEEAAIRQDNKDREMERLADAAEKVAREGELELEAERAKHSETKPAMSKSDMAAHSETLRDTAPVIEGIKFEQWQTFLRFQGEEITKEEIDMLSDACSKLKGQKRLLTLEKEELEELKDDVQEYNEDLEEIKKELSKSGQEKTLEESKASQRLSKRVNRMIGRIDKIILELEKDKVILDGQMDSGTTPPVGLFYTFRENLISIDELISVMRQIQNIPEHKLQSIAEALDDNKDGKIDIDDVIKVVELIDKEDIDISTSQVADIMVMLQKEEKLMEKEKAKEKAEKEQAAKLNS, from the exons ATGGCGTTAATCTTGTTTACGAGGTCCCGGGCACCTTTAATGAAAACGTCCCGATCTTTAAAGAGCGAATTCCGGAAAG GGAAACTACAAGATGGTGCCTGTTTCAACTGCACAGCCCTCAGACTCTCCAGTCAGAA ACTTGATGGACTCCGACTTGGCAGTTTGGCCCAGGTTTCTTCATTCGGTCCCTCCCTCCCCTTGTCAGATGGATACGTGGGCCCCTGCCAGAGTGCGGACTCACAGCGGCTCTACTGCGCTTTTGTGCTGGGGGTCTCCCCTTCACTGCATCCTGCGATCACAACGGGGGCCCAGTGGACGATAGCACGACCGCAGGACACTCCCGGTGTCAGGTGGATACACACTTCGAGGAGGAGATGGGACGACTCAAAAGTGGAGAAATCACTACGTTCGTTAAAGGACAAGAAGAAGCTGGAGGAAGGAGGGCCGGTGTACAGTCCGACGCTCGATGCAGAACCTGTGAGAAGGACACTCAGACAGCGGGTTGTGGATGAAATCAAGCACTACTACCATGGCTTCAGGCTGCTCTGGATTGATACCACCATTGCTGGGCGAATGCTGTGGAGGGTGCTGAACGGACACGGCCTGTCTCGACGTGAGAGGAGACAG TTTCTTAGAACGTGTGCAGACGTCTTCAGGCTTCTTCCATTCCTGGTGTTCATCATTGTCCCCTTCATGGAGTTCCTGCTTCCTGTAGTGCTGAAACTCTTCCCCAACATGTTGCCGTCCACCTTCGAGACACAGTCAAAGAAG GAGGAGAGGTTGAAAAAGGAGCTGAGGGTCAAACTGGAGATGGCCAAGTTCTTGCAGGACACCATCGAGGAGATTGCGCTGAGGAACAAGGCTGCCCAAGGCAACGTGACAGAGGAGTTCTCCACCTTCTTCCAGAAG ATCCGGGACTCCGGGGAACGTCCCAGTAATGAGCAGATCATAAAATTCTCCAAACTATTTGAGGATGAGCTGACTCTGGACAACCTGACTCGACCCCAGCTGGTGGCTCTCTGCCGTCTCCTGGAGCTCCAGTCCATCGGGACCAACAACTTCCTCCGCTTCCAGCTCATCATGAAGCTGAGGGCCATCCGCGCAGATGACAAG CTGATAGCAGAGGAGGGAGTGGAGAGTCTGAACGTGAACGAGGTGCAGGCAGCCTGTCGTGTCAGAGGGATGAGATCTCTGGGAGTCACAGAGGAACGACTGAGAGAGCAACTCAGCCag TGGTTGGAGCTGCACCTGAACCAACAGATCCccacctctctgctgctgctgtctcgGGCCATGTACCTCCCTGACACCCTGTCTCCTGCCGACCAGCTGAAGACCACACTGCAGACGCTCCCTGAGATGGTG ACGAAGGAGGCCCAGTTGATGGTGGCAGAGATAGAGCTCTCCAAAGTGGACAATAAGACCAAACTGGAGACGACGCTGCAGGAGGAGGCGGCCATACGCCAGGACAACAAGGACCGTGAGATGGAGAGGTTGGCGGACGCTGCAGAGAAGGTTGCCAGG GAGGGTGAGTTGGAGCTTGAAGCGGAGAGGGCGAAGCACAGCGAGACAAAGCCGGCAATGTCCAAGTCTGACATGGCTGCTCATTCAGAGACACTGAGGGATACAGCACCTGTCATAGAGGGAATTAAG TTTGAGCAGTGGCAGACTTTCTTGCGCTTCCAG GGTGAGGAGATCACCAAAGAAGAGATTGACATGTTGAGTGACGCCTGCTCAAAGCTGAAGGGGCAGAAGAGGCTGTTGACTCTGGAGAAAGAAGAGCTGGAGGAACTGAAGGACGATGTCCAAGAATACAACGAG GATCTGGAGGAAATAAAGAAGGAGCTCTCTAAGAGCGGCCAGGAGAAGACACTAGAGGAGTCAAAGGCGAGCCAGCGCCTGTCTAAGAGAGTGAACCGCATGATCGGTCGCATTGACAAGATAATcctggagctggagaaggacaAGGTCATCCTGGACGGACAGATGGATAGTGGAACCACCCCACCTGTTGG TCTGTTCTACACCTTCAGGGAGAACCTCATCAGTATTGACGAGCTGATCAGCGTCATGCGGCAGATCCAGAACATTCCAGAGCACAAGCTGCAGAGCATCGCCGAGGCTCTCGACGACAACAAGGACGGGAAGATCGACATCGACGACGTCATCAAA GTGGTGGAACTGATTGACAAGGAGGACATCGACATCTCCACCTCTCAGGTGGCTGACATCATGGTGATGCTGCAGAAGGA
- the letm1 gene encoding mitochondrial proton/calcium exchanger protein isoform X2 translates to MALILFTRSRAPLMKTSRSLKSEFRKGKLQDGACFNCTALRLSSQKLDGLRLGSLAQVSSFGPSLPLSDGYVGPCQSADSQRLYCAFVLGVSPSLHPAITTGAQWTIARPQDTPGVRWIHTSRRRWDDSKVEKSLRSLKDKKKLEEGGPVYSPTLDAEPVRRTLRQRVVDEIKHYYHGFRLLWIDTTIAGRMLWRVLNGHGLSRRERRQFLRTCADVFRLLPFLVFIIVPFMEFLLPVVLKLFPNMLPSTFETQSKKEERLKKELRVKLEMAKFLQDTIEEIALRNKAAQGNVTEEFSTFFQKIRDSGERPSNEQIIKFSKLFEDELTLDNLTRPQLVALCRLLELQSIGTNNFLRFQLIMKLRAIRADDKLIAEEGVESLNVNEVQAACRVRGMRSLGVTEERLREQLSQWLELHLNQQIPTSLLLLSRAMYLPDTLSPADQLKTTLQTLPEMVTKEAQLMVAEIELSKVDNKTKLETTLQEEAAIRQDNKDREMERLADAAEKVAREGELELEAERAKHSETKPAMSKSDMAAHSETLRDTAPVIEGIKFEQWQTFLRFQGEEITKEEIDMLSDACSKLKGQKRLLTLEKEELEELKDDVQEYNEDLEEIKKELSKSGQEKTLEESKASQRLSKRVNRMIGRIDKIILELEKDKVILDGQMDSGTTPPVGENLISIDELISVMRQIQNIPEHKLQSIAEALDDNKDGKIDIDDVIKVVELIDKEDIDISTSQVADIMVMLQKEEKLMEKEKAKEKAEKEQAAKLNS, encoded by the exons ATGGCGTTAATCTTGTTTACGAGGTCCCGGGCACCTTTAATGAAAACGTCCCGATCTTTAAAGAGCGAATTCCGGAAAG GGAAACTACAAGATGGTGCCTGTTTCAACTGCACAGCCCTCAGACTCTCCAGTCAGAA ACTTGATGGACTCCGACTTGGCAGTTTGGCCCAGGTTTCTTCATTCGGTCCCTCCCTCCCCTTGTCAGATGGATACGTGGGCCCCTGCCAGAGTGCGGACTCACAGCGGCTCTACTGCGCTTTTGTGCTGGGGGTCTCCCCTTCACTGCATCCTGCGATCACAACGGGGGCCCAGTGGACGATAGCACGACCGCAGGACACTCCCGGTGTCAGGTGGATACACACTTCGAGGAGGAGATGGGACGACTCAAAAGTGGAGAAATCACTACGTTCGTTAAAGGACAAGAAGAAGCTGGAGGAAGGAGGGCCGGTGTACAGTCCGACGCTCGATGCAGAACCTGTGAGAAGGACACTCAGACAGCGGGTTGTGGATGAAATCAAGCACTACTACCATGGCTTCAGGCTGCTCTGGATTGATACCACCATTGCTGGGCGAATGCTGTGGAGGGTGCTGAACGGACACGGCCTGTCTCGACGTGAGAGGAGACAG TTTCTTAGAACGTGTGCAGACGTCTTCAGGCTTCTTCCATTCCTGGTGTTCATCATTGTCCCCTTCATGGAGTTCCTGCTTCCTGTAGTGCTGAAACTCTTCCCCAACATGTTGCCGTCCACCTTCGAGACACAGTCAAAGAAG GAGGAGAGGTTGAAAAAGGAGCTGAGGGTCAAACTGGAGATGGCCAAGTTCTTGCAGGACACCATCGAGGAGATTGCGCTGAGGAACAAGGCTGCCCAAGGCAACGTGACAGAGGAGTTCTCCACCTTCTTCCAGAAG ATCCGGGACTCCGGGGAACGTCCCAGTAATGAGCAGATCATAAAATTCTCCAAACTATTTGAGGATGAGCTGACTCTGGACAACCTGACTCGACCCCAGCTGGTGGCTCTCTGCCGTCTCCTGGAGCTCCAGTCCATCGGGACCAACAACTTCCTCCGCTTCCAGCTCATCATGAAGCTGAGGGCCATCCGCGCAGATGACAAG CTGATAGCAGAGGAGGGAGTGGAGAGTCTGAACGTGAACGAGGTGCAGGCAGCCTGTCGTGTCAGAGGGATGAGATCTCTGGGAGTCACAGAGGAACGACTGAGAGAGCAACTCAGCCag TGGTTGGAGCTGCACCTGAACCAACAGATCCccacctctctgctgctgctgtctcgGGCCATGTACCTCCCTGACACCCTGTCTCCTGCCGACCAGCTGAAGACCACACTGCAGACGCTCCCTGAGATGGTG ACGAAGGAGGCCCAGTTGATGGTGGCAGAGATAGAGCTCTCCAAAGTGGACAATAAGACCAAACTGGAGACGACGCTGCAGGAGGAGGCGGCCATACGCCAGGACAACAAGGACCGTGAGATGGAGAGGTTGGCGGACGCTGCAGAGAAGGTTGCCAGG GAGGGTGAGTTGGAGCTTGAAGCGGAGAGGGCGAAGCACAGCGAGACAAAGCCGGCAATGTCCAAGTCTGACATGGCTGCTCATTCAGAGACACTGAGGGATACAGCACCTGTCATAGAGGGAATTAAG TTTGAGCAGTGGCAGACTTTCTTGCGCTTCCAG GGTGAGGAGATCACCAAAGAAGAGATTGACATGTTGAGTGACGCCTGCTCAAAGCTGAAGGGGCAGAAGAGGCTGTTGACTCTGGAGAAAGAAGAGCTGGAGGAACTGAAGGACGATGTCCAAGAATACAACGAG GATCTGGAGGAAATAAAGAAGGAGCTCTCTAAGAGCGGCCAGGAGAAGACACTAGAGGAGTCAAAGGCGAGCCAGCGCCTGTCTAAGAGAGTGAACCGCATGATCGGTCGCATTGACAAGATAATcctggagctggagaaggacaAGGTCATCCTGGACGGACAGATGGATAGTGGAACCACCCCACCTGTTGG GGAGAACCTCATCAGTATTGACGAGCTGATCAGCGTCATGCGGCAGATCCAGAACATTCCAGAGCACAAGCTGCAGAGCATCGCCGAGGCTCTCGACGACAACAAGGACGGGAAGATCGACATCGACGACGTCATCAAA GTGGTGGAACTGATTGACAAGGAGGACATCGACATCTCCACCTCTCAGGTGGCTGACATCATGGTGATGCTGCAGAAGGA
- the letm1 gene encoding mitochondrial proton/calcium exchanger protein isoform X4, whose protein sequence is MALILFTRSRAPLMKTSRSLKSEFRKGKLQDGACFNCTALRLSSQKLDGLRLGSLAQVSSFGPSLPLSDGYVGPCQSADSQRLYCAFVLGVSPSLHPAITTGAQWTIARPQDTPGVRWIHTSRRRWDDSKVEKSLRSLKDKKKLEEGGPVYSPTLDAEPVRRTLRQRVVDEIKHYYHGFRLLWIDTTIAGRMLWRVLNGHGLSRRERRQFLRTCADVFRLLPFLVFIIVPFMEFLLPVVLKLFPNMLPSTFETQSKKEERLKKELRVKLEMAKFLQDTIEEIALRNKAAQGNVTEEFSTFFQKIRDSGERPSNEQIIKFSKLFEDELTLDNLTRPQLVALCRLLELQSIGTNNFLRFQLIMKLRAIRADDKLIAEEGVESLNVNEVQAACRVRGMRSLGVTEERLREQLSQWLELHLNQQIPTSLLLLSRAMYLPDTLSPADQLKTTLQTLPEMVTKEAQLMVAEIELSKVDNKTKLETTLQEEAAIRQDNKDREMERLADAAEKVAREGELELEAERAKHSETKPAMSKSDMAAHSETLRDTAPVIEGIKGEEITKEEIDMLSDACSKLKGQKRLLTLEKEELEELKDDVQEYNEDLEEIKKELSKSGQEKTLEESKASQRLSKRVNRMIGRIDKIILELEKDKVILDGQMDSGTTPPVGENLISIDELISVMRQIQNIPEHKLQSIAEALDDNKDGKIDIDDVIKVVELIDKEDIDISTSQVADIMVMLQKEEKLMEKEKAKEKAEKEQAAKLNS, encoded by the exons ATGGCGTTAATCTTGTTTACGAGGTCCCGGGCACCTTTAATGAAAACGTCCCGATCTTTAAAGAGCGAATTCCGGAAAG GGAAACTACAAGATGGTGCCTGTTTCAACTGCACAGCCCTCAGACTCTCCAGTCAGAA ACTTGATGGACTCCGACTTGGCAGTTTGGCCCAGGTTTCTTCATTCGGTCCCTCCCTCCCCTTGTCAGATGGATACGTGGGCCCCTGCCAGAGTGCGGACTCACAGCGGCTCTACTGCGCTTTTGTGCTGGGGGTCTCCCCTTCACTGCATCCTGCGATCACAACGGGGGCCCAGTGGACGATAGCACGACCGCAGGACACTCCCGGTGTCAGGTGGATACACACTTCGAGGAGGAGATGGGACGACTCAAAAGTGGAGAAATCACTACGTTCGTTAAAGGACAAGAAGAAGCTGGAGGAAGGAGGGCCGGTGTACAGTCCGACGCTCGATGCAGAACCTGTGAGAAGGACACTCAGACAGCGGGTTGTGGATGAAATCAAGCACTACTACCATGGCTTCAGGCTGCTCTGGATTGATACCACCATTGCTGGGCGAATGCTGTGGAGGGTGCTGAACGGACACGGCCTGTCTCGACGTGAGAGGAGACAG TTTCTTAGAACGTGTGCAGACGTCTTCAGGCTTCTTCCATTCCTGGTGTTCATCATTGTCCCCTTCATGGAGTTCCTGCTTCCTGTAGTGCTGAAACTCTTCCCCAACATGTTGCCGTCCACCTTCGAGACACAGTCAAAGAAG GAGGAGAGGTTGAAAAAGGAGCTGAGGGTCAAACTGGAGATGGCCAAGTTCTTGCAGGACACCATCGAGGAGATTGCGCTGAGGAACAAGGCTGCCCAAGGCAACGTGACAGAGGAGTTCTCCACCTTCTTCCAGAAG ATCCGGGACTCCGGGGAACGTCCCAGTAATGAGCAGATCATAAAATTCTCCAAACTATTTGAGGATGAGCTGACTCTGGACAACCTGACTCGACCCCAGCTGGTGGCTCTCTGCCGTCTCCTGGAGCTCCAGTCCATCGGGACCAACAACTTCCTCCGCTTCCAGCTCATCATGAAGCTGAGGGCCATCCGCGCAGATGACAAG CTGATAGCAGAGGAGGGAGTGGAGAGTCTGAACGTGAACGAGGTGCAGGCAGCCTGTCGTGTCAGAGGGATGAGATCTCTGGGAGTCACAGAGGAACGACTGAGAGAGCAACTCAGCCag TGGTTGGAGCTGCACCTGAACCAACAGATCCccacctctctgctgctgctgtctcgGGCCATGTACCTCCCTGACACCCTGTCTCCTGCCGACCAGCTGAAGACCACACTGCAGACGCTCCCTGAGATGGTG ACGAAGGAGGCCCAGTTGATGGTGGCAGAGATAGAGCTCTCCAAAGTGGACAATAAGACCAAACTGGAGACGACGCTGCAGGAGGAGGCGGCCATACGCCAGGACAACAAGGACCGTGAGATGGAGAGGTTGGCGGACGCTGCAGAGAAGGTTGCCAGG GAGGGTGAGTTGGAGCTTGAAGCGGAGAGGGCGAAGCACAGCGAGACAAAGCCGGCAATGTCCAAGTCTGACATGGCTGCTCATTCAGAGACACTGAGGGATACAGCACCTGTCATAGAGGGAATTAAG GGTGAGGAGATCACCAAAGAAGAGATTGACATGTTGAGTGACGCCTGCTCAAAGCTGAAGGGGCAGAAGAGGCTGTTGACTCTGGAGAAAGAAGAGCTGGAGGAACTGAAGGACGATGTCCAAGAATACAACGAG GATCTGGAGGAAATAAAGAAGGAGCTCTCTAAGAGCGGCCAGGAGAAGACACTAGAGGAGTCAAAGGCGAGCCAGCGCCTGTCTAAGAGAGTGAACCGCATGATCGGTCGCATTGACAAGATAATcctggagctggagaaggacaAGGTCATCCTGGACGGACAGATGGATAGTGGAACCACCCCACCTGTTGG GGAGAACCTCATCAGTATTGACGAGCTGATCAGCGTCATGCGGCAGATCCAGAACATTCCAGAGCACAAGCTGCAGAGCATCGCCGAGGCTCTCGACGACAACAAGGACGGGAAGATCGACATCGACGACGTCATCAAA GTGGTGGAACTGATTGACAAGGAGGACATCGACATCTCCACCTCTCAGGTGGCTGACATCATGGTGATGCTGCAGAAGGA